Proteins encoded together in one Yersinia mollaretii ATCC 43969 window:
- the idnO gene encoding gluconate 5-dehydrogenase gives MKNLFSLEKRKVLITGSAQGIGFLLAKGLAEFGAEIIINDITAERAEKAVAELRANGFVAHAAAFNVTDHDAVNEAIEQIESSIGAIDILINNAGIQRRHAFTEFPEKDWDDVIAVNQKSVFLVSQAVSRYMVKRQRGKIINICSMQSELGRDTITPYAASKGAVKMLTRGMCVELARYNIQVNGIAPGYFKTDMTKALVDDKAFTDWLCKRTPAARWGDPEELIGAAVYLSSKASDFVNGHLLFVDGGMLVAV, from the coding sequence ATGAAGAATCTATTTTCGCTAGAAAAACGCAAAGTATTAATTACGGGTTCCGCACAAGGTATCGGATTCCTATTAGCAAAAGGTTTGGCTGAATTTGGTGCGGAGATCATTATTAATGATATTACCGCCGAGCGGGCAGAAAAAGCCGTTGCTGAATTGCGCGCCAACGGGTTTGTTGCTCATGCCGCAGCCTTTAATGTGACCGACCATGATGCGGTCAATGAGGCTATCGAACAAATAGAGAGCAGCATTGGTGCGATTGATATCTTAATTAATAATGCCGGTATTCAACGTCGCCATGCTTTTACCGAATTCCCAGAAAAAGATTGGGACGATGTTATCGCCGTCAACCAGAAATCCGTATTCTTAGTTTCACAAGCCGTCTCCCGTTATATGGTTAAACGCCAACGCGGGAAAATTATCAATATTTGTTCCATGCAGAGTGAATTAGGTCGCGACACTATTACACCTTATGCCGCCTCTAAAGGTGCGGTCAAAATGTTGACGCGCGGCATGTGTGTCGAGCTGGCCCGTTACAACATTCAGGTCAATGGTATCGCCCCTGGTTATTTCAAAACCGATATGACAAAAGCGCTGGTTGACGATAAAGCCTTCACCGATTGGTTGTGTAAACGCACGCCCGCCGCCCGCTGGGGAGACCCGGAAGAGCTGATTGGGGCTGCGGTTTATCTGTCGTCCAAAGCCTCTGATTTCGTCAATGGTCATCTGCTGTTTGTTGATGGCGGCATGTTGGTCGCAGTCTGA
- a CDS encoding YhcH/YjgK/YiaL family protein yields the protein MILDELKSAVNNPWYPEVIRRTLATISQMDLVNLPAGEQEIEGREIYLNHIIAATKPLYEQAPELHRYYIDIHILLEGSEVIGASPSAQGQRPTMDFDTERDYGLFEGITSETLLTLAPGDIALLFPGELHRPMGTLGEVAPLRKIVVKVANHLL from the coding sequence ATGATACTTGATGAACTTAAAAGCGCGGTGAATAACCCGTGGTATCCCGAGGTGATCCGCCGGACGCTGGCGACCATTAGCCAAATGGATTTAGTCAATTTGCCCGCCGGTGAGCAAGAGATTGAAGGGCGTGAAATTTACCTGAATCATATTATTGCCGCCACCAAACCTTTATATGAGCAAGCTCCGGAATTACACCGTTACTATATTGATATCCATATTCTGCTGGAAGGCAGTGAGGTGATTGGGGCTTCGCCCTCCGCGCAGGGCCAGCGCCCGACCATGGATTTTGATACTGAGCGGGATTATGGGTTGTTTGAGGGCATCACCAGCGAAACGTTATTGACACTGGCACCGGGTGATATCGCCCTGCTGTTCCCCGGTGAGTTGCATCGCCCGATGGGGACACTTGGGGAAGTGGCTCCATTACGTAAGATTGTGGTTAAGGTGGCGAATCACCTTTTGTGA
- a CDS encoding gluconokinase, with translation MSGKCIIVMGVSGTGKSCVGQVLAQALNAKFIDGDDLHPRANIQKMASGQPLNDQDRAPWLERLSDVAYSLQQKNEVGFLVCSALKKQYRDRLREGNHGIRFLWLTGDYDLVLHRMQQRAGHFMPESLLKSQFATLEAPGASEPDVIKIDISPDVAGVVELCIAALESENSVSHCA, from the coding sequence ATGTCTGGTAAATGCATTATTGTCATGGGTGTTTCCGGCACGGGCAAGTCTTGTGTCGGTCAAGTACTGGCGCAGGCACTTAACGCCAAATTTATTGATGGTGACGATCTACACCCTCGCGCCAATATTCAAAAAATGGCATCAGGTCAGCCACTGAATGATCAAGACCGCGCCCCTTGGCTTGAGCGGCTCAGTGATGTGGCCTATAGCCTGCAACAGAAGAATGAAGTGGGTTTTTTAGTCTGCTCGGCACTGAAAAAGCAGTACCGCGACCGTCTGCGTGAGGGGAACCACGGTATCCGTTTTTTGTGGTTGACCGGTGATTACGATTTAGTGCTGCACAGAATGCAGCAACGCGCTGGGCATTTTATGCCTGAGAGCCTATTAAAGAGCCAGTTCGCAACATTAGAGGCCCCCGGAGCCAGCGAGCCGGACGTCATTAAAATCGATATTTCGCCTGATGTGGCCGGTGTTGTTGAACTCTGTATTGCCGCACTGGAATCTGAAAATAGCGTGAGTCATTGCGCATAA